In Corynebacterium matruchotii, a single genomic region encodes these proteins:
- a CDS encoding CG0192 family protein: MERIAKIHPTATLNPTKDEILHQQFGPVTNIGAFRFVDPNGKVGIETLLVRETDGALLQFPVTYREQRISDTHEVGTTEHSHLGTRHITKIVADPVAVTEIIRVILEGDTNVQRSDGKTSPYEIRGTGTAGVDTLTLGNIHLKKIADTVVTGHIDVNGNHKAFSLSLPTQVPVIPAAAADKNGMPETALIGIDPETGDHYVFAELII; encoded by the coding sequence ATGGAACGCATTGCGAAGATTCACCCCACGGCGACTCTCAACCCCACCAAAGACGAAATCCTGCACCAACAATTCGGGCCGGTCACCAACATCGGTGCCTTCCGGTTCGTCGACCCTAACGGCAAGGTTGGCATCGAAACCCTCTTGGTCCGGGAAACCGATGGTGCCCTTTTGCAGTTTCCCGTCACTTACCGGGAACAACGCATCAGTGACACGCACGAAGTCGGCACCACCGAACACAGCCACCTCGGCACCCGGCACATTACGAAAATCGTCGCCGACCCCGTGGCTGTGACCGAAATCATTCGCGTCATTCTCGAAGGTGACACCAACGTGCAACGATCCGACGGCAAAACCTCACCCTATGAAATCCGCGGCACCGGCACCGCCGGGGTAGACACCCTCACCTTGGGCAATATCCACCTGAAAAAGATCGCCGACACCGTAGTCACCGGCCACATCGACGTTAACGGCAACCACAAAGCCTTCTCGCTCAGCCTGCCCACCCAAGTGCCGGTCATCCCGGCGGCTGCCGCGGACAAGAATGGGATGCCCGAAACCGCACTCATCGGAATTGATCCCGAAACCGGCGACCACTACGTGTTTGCCGAGCTCATTATCTAG
- a CDS encoding alpha/beta hydrolase, which produces MNENDRVSASWEEEDRAAFQVGGVDRELSPEQQLEQLATYIHAHYEAPAKNPPWSDDPSDPVAADTFDARLPDRLTHSAMLMLGAAVDHSMPGVAFAQGVTAQSVPEINAQVFVPESPNGRYAVSLHPGGWWKGSGVALENAWRPEVAAVAQLSGVTMVDVDYPLVPEASLPEVMSAVADAAAWARRQAGWVGAWGYSSGGALAVLCAQLFDALALTFPHLDLTVLPDDVRAGVDEFPTTLPPTFIQVASNDTIAGRYEWAEALAVKVTEYVSEHRVSTPKVARQRVMDVAEFLKSV; this is translated from the coding sequence ATGAACGAAAACGATAGGGTTTCTGCTTCGTGGGAGGAAGAGGATCGGGCGGCGTTCCAGGTGGGCGGCGTCGACCGGGAGTTATCCCCCGAGCAGCAATTAGAGCAGCTTGCCACGTATATTCATGCCCATTATGAGGCGCCGGCGAAGAATCCGCCGTGGTCCGATGATCCGTCGGACCCGGTGGCGGCCGACACGTTTGATGCACGGTTGCCGGACCGGCTGACGCATTCGGCGATGCTGATGTTGGGGGCGGCGGTGGATCACAGCATGCCGGGTGTCGCGTTTGCGCAGGGTGTGACGGCCCAGTCGGTGCCGGAGATCAATGCTCAGGTGTTCGTGCCGGAGTCACCGAATGGCCGGTATGCGGTGTCGCTGCATCCGGGCGGTTGGTGGAAGGGTTCGGGCGTGGCCTTGGAGAATGCGTGGCGCCCGGAGGTCGCGGCGGTGGCCCAGCTGTCGGGCGTGACCATGGTGGATGTGGATTATCCGCTGGTGCCTGAGGCGTCGCTGCCGGAGGTGATGTCGGCGGTTGCGGACGCCGCGGCGTGGGCTCGTCGTCAAGCTGGCTGGGTGGGCGCGTGGGGTTATTCGTCGGGTGGCGCGTTGGCGGTCTTGTGTGCGCAGCTTTTCGACGCCCTGGCGTTGACGTTCCCCCACCTTGACCTGACCGTGCTGCCTGACGACGTGCGGGCCGGCGTCGACGAGTTCCCGACCACATTGCCGCCGACGTTTATCCAGGTGGCCAGCAACGACACGATCGCGGGCCGCTATGAGTGGGCGGAGGCCCTGGCGGTCAAGGTGACGGAGTACGTGTCGGAGCATCGCGTGTCGACGCCCAAGGTTGCCCGGCAGCGAGTCATGGATGTGGCCGAATTCCTCAAGAGTGTTTAG
- a CDS encoding amidase domain-containing protein: protein MGVSYEGETSFVAWGGTLILAAGLALGSAPVVSAAGAEVDLDVVTKVVTAYQDLLDSHWTDSNCSLSSCVNASSSVFASSGDKKSQRGSSFGGSSKKGRDERKNSGENPKFTKAEATILRVRDAMKDFGLPIKTAKSTISVKDAKMNADGKVTVSVAVGTTKTYESDNDEPSYMVDTHTLTLSPNPENLFAVVEDTIDPEPQEESHPESIPSDAEFKSLSSDQILGSESTGTNRPVKNSVDADFALLPVHKDKEVATMQQVSLPWDAQQKKPDVQKMVAYALHWTSPKVNPNPDVDVMNPAYPILENNCTNFASQALRAGGWEFMEAPVNVARDPNIWTPHMKDIDGQVKHSHTWGAAANLYVYAKQHSPYRDLAQKEFAVKGDLIFVDWDSREGKKADGELDHTMIVTGTDSPKNRFTTPRISQKTSNRNNITLYESQKFAREAGVNLEKARWYAITTR, encoded by the coding sequence TTGGGAGTAAGTTATGAAGGCGAAACTTCGTTTGTGGCGTGGGGGGGGACGCTGATTCTGGCGGCCGGTCTTGCGCTGGGGTCTGCCCCGGTGGTGTCTGCTGCTGGTGCTGAGGTGGATCTTGATGTGGTGACGAAGGTGGTTACTGCGTATCAGGATTTGTTGGATTCGCATTGGACGGATTCGAATTGTTCGTTGTCGAGTTGTGTGAATGCTAGTAGTTCGGTGTTCGCGTCATCGGGGGATAAGAAGTCTCAGCGGGGGTCGAGTTTTGGGGGTTCCTCGAAGAAGGGCCGGGATGAGAGGAAGAATTCCGGCGAAAACCCGAAATTCACGAAAGCTGAAGCTACAATCTTGCGGGTGCGGGATGCGATGAAAGACTTTGGTTTGCCGATCAAGACTGCGAAGAGCACAATCAGCGTTAAAGATGCCAAGATGAATGCTGATGGGAAAGTAACAGTCTCCGTAGCTGTGGGTACTACTAAAACTTATGAAAGTGATAATGATGAACCCAGCTACATGGTTGATACTCATACGTTGACGTTGTCCCCGAATCCGGAGAATTTGTTTGCAGTGGTTGAGGATACAATTGATCCAGAACCACAAGAAGAATCACATCCAGAAAGTATTCCATCTGATGCAGAATTCAAGAGCCTTTCTTCCGATCAAATTTTAGGTTCTGAAAGTACCGGTACCAATCGTCCGGTAAAAAATTCAGTAGATGCTGATTTTGCATTGTTGCCTGTGCATAAGGATAAAGAAGTGGCCACTATGCAACAAGTATCATTACCTTGGGATGCGCAGCAGAAGAAACCAGATGTTCAAAAAATGGTTGCTTATGCATTGCACTGGACAAGCCCAAAAGTGAATCCAAATCCAGATGTTGATGTTATGAATCCTGCGTATCCTATTTTGGAAAATAATTGTACTAATTTTGCCTCTCAAGCGCTGCGTGCAGGCGGATGGGAATTCATGGAAGCTCCTGTAAATGTGGCTAGGGACCCGAATATTTGGACCCCTCATATGAAAGATATTGATGGGCAGGTAAAACACAGCCACACGTGGGGTGCTGCCGCAAACCTATACGTATATGCGAAGCAGCATAGTCCTTACCGAGATCTGGCGCAGAAAGAGTTTGCTGTAAAAGGTGATTTGATCTTTGTTGATTGGGATAGTCGTGAAGGTAAGAAAGCTGATGGGGAGTTGGATCACACGATGATTGTTACCGGTACTGATTCGCCAAAGAATCGTTTTACCACTCCGCGTATTTCTCAAAAGACGAGTAATCGCAATAACATCACGCTTTATGAATCTCAAAAATTTGCTCGTGAAGCGGGTGTAAATTTGGAAAAGGCTCGGTGGTACGCAATCACAACACGGTGA
- a CDS encoding MGMT family protein, with product MIELDDLTERVLALCDSIPQGQVASYGDVGAACGTTPRVVGRIMATHGQLTCWWRVVRSDGTSAVADQAVAHWDAENIPHLGLRVTIRECRAQLKC from the coding sequence ATGATCGAGCTTGACGACCTCACCGAGCGGGTGCTCGCCCTATGCGACAGCATTCCTCAAGGCCAGGTTGCGAGCTATGGTGATGTTGGTGCGGCCTGCGGCACCACGCCCCGGGTGGTGGGGCGGATCATGGCCACCCATGGGCAGCTCACCTGCTGGTGGCGGGTGGTGCGGAGCGATGGCACGAGTGCTGTTGCTGACCAGGCGGTTGCCCATTGGGATGCGGAAAATATCCCCCACCTGGGGTTACGGGTTACTATTCGTGAGTGCCGCGCGCAATTGAAATGCTAA
- a CDS encoding VOC family protein encodes MPAFQAEPGMPYWIDLTSSDVRKSSHFYSQVLGWEIEEISEGYRMARLQGLPVAGLVQRPEAENQPDTWVTYFQSDNIDHDCERVVELGGRVLVAPVEVRLGQLAVLVDTAGSVFGLIQPAGEDSFIAAGEPGTPVWHELTATVSYAEAVEFYEQLFGWVTATTDAQDYTTALVDGAAFAGIFDATGKFPPHVPSFWQTFLGVSDVTAAVAQVRELGGDVIREPFDSGFGTMSIIVDSTGATVTLCEVAPPVPEEELSESDSIL; translated from the coding sequence ATGCCCGCTTTCCAAGCCGAACCCGGCATGCCATACTGGATCGACCTGACCAGCTCCGATGTGCGGAAATCGTCCCATTTTTATTCGCAGGTGTTGGGGTGGGAGATTGAGGAAATCTCCGAGGGCTACCGCATGGCCCGGCTGCAGGGGCTCCCGGTTGCGGGGTTGGTGCAGCGCCCCGAGGCGGAGAACCAGCCCGACACGTGGGTGACGTATTTCCAGTCCGACAATATCGACCATGATTGCGAACGTGTGGTCGAATTGGGGGGTCGGGTGTTGGTGGCGCCGGTTGAAGTACGGTTGGGGCAGCTGGCGGTGCTGGTTGATACCGCCGGTAGCGTGTTTGGCCTGATCCAGCCGGCCGGGGAGGACTCCTTCATTGCTGCGGGCGAGCCTGGCACCCCGGTGTGGCATGAGCTGACCGCCACCGTTTCGTATGCTGAAGCGGTGGAGTTTTACGAACAACTATTCGGATGGGTGACCGCCACGACCGATGCCCAGGACTACACCACCGCGCTGGTCGATGGTGCCGCGTTCGCCGGAATCTTCGACGCCACCGGCAAATTCCCGCCCCACGTGCCGAGCTTTTGGCAGACCTTCCTGGGGGTTTCGGACGTGACGGCCGCGGTCGCCCAGGTCCGGGAGTTGGGCGGCGATGTGATTCGGGAGCCGTTCGATTCGGGCTTCGGCACGATGTCCATCATTGTTGACTCCACCGGTGCGACCGTCACGCTGTGCGAGGTGGCGCCGCCCGTGCCGGAGGAGGAACTGTCGGAGTCGGATTCCATCCTGTAG
- a CDS encoding RNA-binding S4 domain-containing protein → MQPVTVTISSETIKLGQFIKLASLVETGGAAKEVIADGRVTVNGATDTRRGKTLRDGDVVCVDDMCAQVQVGSADDDYFDEATANDDFDPEQWRNM, encoded by the coding sequence ATGCAACCCGTAACAGTCACAATTTCCAGCGAAACCATCAAACTCGGCCAGTTCATTAAGCTAGCCAGCCTGGTGGAAACCGGTGGTGCCGCCAAGGAAGTCATCGCCGACGGGCGGGTGACCGTCAACGGCGCCACCGACACCCGGCGCGGCAAAACCCTACGCGATGGGGATGTGGTGTGCGTCGACGACATGTGCGCGCAGGTGCAGGTGGGTTCGGCCGACGATGATTATTTCGACGAGGCGACCGCGAACGATGATTTTGACCCCGAGCAGTGGAGGAACATGTAA
- a CDS encoding YbjQ family protein encodes MIVTTTNNIDGQQVAQYLRVVSGEVIVGANFFKDIAAGFRNIVGGRSQAYEGELRTAREGALAEMVEAAQELGAQGVIGVKLDYQSIGVDGGMLMVAATGTAVTFR; translated from the coding sequence ATGATCGTTACCACCACAAATAATATTGACGGGCAGCAGGTGGCGCAGTATCTTCGGGTCGTGTCCGGGGAAGTGATCGTGGGCGCGAATTTTTTCAAGGACATTGCGGCGGGGTTCCGTAACATTGTGGGCGGCCGGTCGCAGGCGTACGAAGGGGAGCTGCGCACCGCGCGGGAGGGGGCGTTGGCGGAAATGGTTGAGGCGGCGCAGGAGCTGGGCGCGCAGGGCGTCATCGGGGTCAAACTGGATTACCAAAGCATTGGCGTGGACGGCGGCATGCTCATGGTTGCCGCAACCGGCACCGCCGTGACTTTTCGCTAG
- a CDS encoding SDR family oxidoreductase produces the protein MSEKTAVVTGGSSGIGEAAARALAADGWHVIVAARRLENLQRIAKEIGGTAIRLDVTDDDSVAEFAAQVSRCDLLVNNAGGAKGLDPIAEADVADWQWMYDTNVMGTMRVTKALLPRLTEAHGHVVNIGSIAGLRSYRGGAGYNAAKHGVHSLSHVMRMEFVDAGVRVTEINPGRVQTDFSLVRFKGDAERANAVYDGHQNLVADDIAETIRWVAGLPSHVNIDQVVVTPQEQVIW, from the coding sequence ATGAGTGAGAAAACAGCAGTAGTCACGGGTGGGTCGTCAGGGATCGGGGAGGCCGCCGCCCGCGCGCTGGCCGCCGACGGGTGGCACGTCATTGTGGCAGCCCGCCGGCTAGAGAACCTGCAACGCATCGCCAAGGAAATCGGCGGCACCGCCATTCGGCTGGACGTGACGGATGACGATTCCGTGGCCGAGTTCGCCGCCCAGGTGTCCCGGTGTGATCTCTTGGTCAATAATGCCGGCGGCGCCAAGGGGCTGGATCCCATCGCCGAGGCGGATGTGGCCGACTGGCAGTGGATGTACGACACCAATGTGATGGGCACCATGCGGGTGACCAAGGCATTATTGCCGCGGCTTACCGAAGCCCACGGCCACGTAGTGAACATTGGTTCGATTGCCGGGTTGCGGAGTTACCGCGGTGGGGCCGGCTATAATGCCGCCAAACACGGGGTGCATTCGCTCAGCCATGTGATGCGCATGGAATTCGTCGACGCCGGGGTGCGGGTGACCGAAATCAACCCGGGCCGGGTGCAAACCGACTTCTCCCTGGTCCGGTTCAAGGGTGATGCCGAGCGCGCCAACGCCGTGTACGACGGCCACCAAAACCTGGTCGCCGACGATATTGCCGAAACCATTCGGTGGGTTGCCGGCCTGCCCAGCCACGTGAATATCGACCAGGTGGTGGTCACTCCGCAGGAACAGGTGATTTGGTAA
- a CDS encoding ATP-dependent RNA helicase: MRPTLRRCLTLVAVTKNATKFDLDTIGAGLPVHAQLATIQAAGSVVVQAPPGTGKTTLIPPLISNEVSETVGKVVVTAPRRVAVRAAASRLALLDGSVVGDRVGYTIRGDAQPGRLVEFVTPKVLIRRLLRDPELAGVGAVIIDEVHERQLDGDLLLGMVAELAVLRPELRVVAMSATADAERFAALLGVPVISTPAEMFPVAERYEPLPGRAGCGPEFVAGVARIAAENTNTYSTLVFLPGVRDITACCAELGRITDVPVFPLHGGQSPAEQDRALRHAGPRIIVATNVAESSVTVPGVRTVVDAGLARVPKRDTLRGMNGLVTVSCSQSSAVQRAGRAGREGPGMVIRCYSRSDYAHFAPHTEPEIRSADLTEFALLLSCWGAAPAEFPLLDQPPAAAFAQATAALAAIGAADPQVAARLAQLPVDPRLGKALLDFGPAAAPTVALLSLGETGNIALRRPDQREVRRLQRLAGPGGSRQVAPGEVIGHAFPHLVARRVADGEYLLAQGTRVVVPAEFGLMGEEWLAVADVRLERSGRARVAAVAPITESVALDVIGVSEETECVFEDGRVRATRVVTAGAIVLSRTPVRPDPGVARAAVAAVVRERGVGLFPMSGRAAQLWNRLRFLAHRVGDPWPDVAALPADEWLAPEIDLVASGTKVEDIDLYSALQRVLPWPAASRLDELAPAELVVPSGRGVLVDYGGDRPRVRVKLQECFGLADSPVFGGERVVFELLSPAGRPVAITDDLASFWVGPYQNVRSEMRGKYPKHPWPVDPLTAVATARTKRGEQNHNKST, translated from the coding sequence ATGCGCCCCACCTTACGCCGGTGCCTTACCCTGGTTGCTGTGACGAAGAACGCGACAAAATTTGATCTTGACACCATCGGCGCCGGCCTACCCGTGCACGCACAACTCGCCACCATCCAGGCCGCCGGGTCGGTGGTGGTGCAGGCGCCGCCCGGCACCGGGAAAACCACCCTCATCCCACCACTGATATCGAACGAAGTTTCGGAAACCGTGGGCAAGGTTGTGGTGACCGCGCCCCGGCGCGTGGCGGTGCGGGCGGCCGCAAGCCGGTTGGCCTTACTGGATGGCAGCGTGGTTGGGGATCGGGTGGGGTACACGATTCGGGGCGACGCTCAGCCCGGCCGGCTGGTGGAGTTTGTGACGCCGAAGGTGCTGATTCGCCGGCTGTTGCGGGACCCGGAGCTTGCCGGGGTGGGGGCGGTCATCATAGACGAGGTGCATGAACGCCAGCTTGATGGCGATTTATTATTGGGCATGGTTGCGGAGCTTGCCGTGTTACGCCCGGAGCTTCGAGTGGTTGCTATGTCCGCTACCGCGGATGCCGAACGGTTTGCTGCGCTGTTGGGGGTGCCGGTGATCTCGACCCCGGCCGAGATGTTTCCGGTGGCGGAGCGGTATGAGCCGCTGCCCGGTAGGGCGGGGTGTGGGCCGGAGTTTGTGGCGGGCGTGGCCCGAATTGCCGCCGAGAACACGAACACGTATTCGACTTTGGTATTTCTTCCTGGGGTGCGGGACATTACCGCGTGCTGCGCCGAGCTGGGCCGGATCACGGATGTGCCGGTGTTTCCTCTCCATGGCGGCCAGTCCCCTGCTGAGCAGGATCGGGCGCTGCGGCATGCTGGGCCCCGCATTATTGTGGCCACCAATGTGGCGGAGTCGTCGGTGACGGTGCCGGGTGTGCGCACCGTTGTTGACGCAGGCCTGGCCCGGGTGCCCAAGCGCGACACCCTGCGCGGCATGAATGGCCTGGTCACGGTGAGTTGCAGCCAGTCGAGTGCGGTGCAGCGGGCGGGTCGTGCCGGCCGGGAGGGCCCGGGGATGGTGATCCGCTGCTATTCGCGGTCGGACTATGCGCATTTCGCACCGCATACCGAGCCGGAGATTCGGTCGGCCGATCTGACGGAGTTTGCCCTCTTGTTGTCGTGTTGGGGTGCTGCGCCGGCCGAGTTTCCGTTGTTGGACCAGCCGCCGGCCGCCGCGTTTGCGCAGGCCACGGCCGCGTTGGCGGCGATTGGGGCGGCGGATCCGCAGGTGGCGGCCCGGCTGGCACAGTTGCCGGTGGATCCGCGGCTCGGGAAGGCGTTGCTGGATTTTGGCCCGGCAGCGGCCCCTACCGTGGCGCTGCTCAGCCTTGGCGAGACGGGCAATATTGCTTTGCGACGCCCTGACCAGCGGGAGGTTCGACGTCTTCAGCGGCTGGCCGGCCCAGGCGGATCCCGGCAGGTCGCCCCGGGTGAGGTCATTGGGCATGCGTTTCCGCATTTGGTGGCGCGCCGGGTGGCGGACGGGGAGTATTTGTTGGCTCAGGGGACGCGGGTGGTGGTGCCGGCGGAGTTCGGGCTTATGGGTGAGGAATGGTTAGCGGTGGCGGATGTGCGGCTGGAGCGTTCGGGTCGGGCGCGGGTTGCGGCGGTGGCGCCGATCACGGAGTCGGTGGCGCTGGATGTTATTGGCGTGTCGGAGGAAACCGAATGTGTGTTTGAGGATGGTCGGGTGCGGGCGACGCGGGTGGTGACGGCTGGTGCGATCGTGTTGTCGCGCACCCCGGTGCGCCCGGATCCGGGTGTGGCCCGGGCGGCGGTGGCCGCGGTGGTGCGGGAGCGGGGTGTGGGGTTGTTTCCGATGAGTGGTCGGGCTGCGCAGTTGTGGAATCGGTTGCGGTTTTTGGCGCATCGGGTGGGTGATCCGTGGCCGGATGTGGCGGCGCTGCCGGCGGATGAGTGGTTGGCCCCGGAGATTGATCTGGTTGCTTCGGGCACAAAGGTGGAGGATATTGACTTATATTCGGCTTTGCAGCGGGTGTTGCCGTGGCCGGCGGCGAGCCGGTTGGATGAATTGGCGCCGGCCGAGTTGGTGGTGCCGTCGGGTCGTGGTGTTTTGGTTGATTATGGTGGGGATCGACCGCGGGTGCGGGTGAAGTTGCAGGAGTGTTTTGGGTTGGCGGATTCGCCGGTGTTTGGGGGTGAGCGGGTGGTGTTTGAGTTGTTGTCGCCGGCGGGTCGGCCGGTGGCGATTACGGATGATTTGGCGAGTTTTTGGGTGGGGCCGTATCAGAATGTGCGTTCGGAGATGCGGGGGAAGTATCCCAAGCATCCATGGCCGGTGGATCCGTTGACGGCGGTGGCGACGGCCCGAACGAAGCGGGGTGAACAAAACCACAACAAGTCAACATAG
- a CDS encoding AAA family ATPase gives MITLHSALTIAIAAKLPILLWGAPGSGKTSMITALAHDLDLPLEVVVGSIHEPSDFTGLPVVRETTTWFAPPHWAERLAKQGRGILFLDELTTAPPAVQAAMLRIVLEKTVGHLRLPPHVRIIAAANPPSVAADGWDLAAPLANRFIHLQWQPTATDIATGFISGFPRFTSLKAVSPNAAQIAVAKTHIGTFLRVRPQLVSVIPDSPDRAGQAWPSPRTWEMAAIAVATSWANGAGEDVIATLLIGAVGEAAGFEALSWLKNLDLPDPQTILRDPDGVALPVEVDRLHALLSAVVAVAVTELEEAELADTAAHDSDAARETWQRAWRVIARVARTTPDVAATAAQSLAQHRPAGAPLPAELLELAPILRRAGLMP, from the coding sequence ATGATCACTCTCCACTCTGCACTCACCATTGCTATCGCAGCGAAACTCCCCATTCTCCTGTGGGGCGCGCCGGGCAGCGGAAAGACTTCCATGATTACTGCCCTCGCCCACGATCTTGACCTCCCGTTAGAGGTCGTTGTTGGGTCCATTCATGAGCCCAGCGACTTTACCGGCCTGCCCGTGGTGCGCGAGACCACTACCTGGTTTGCGCCGCCGCACTGGGCCGAACGCCTCGCCAAGCAGGGCCGGGGCATTCTCTTTCTTGATGAGCTCACCACCGCCCCGCCCGCGGTGCAGGCCGCCATGTTGCGGATTGTGCTCGAAAAAACCGTTGGCCACCTCAGGCTTCCCCCGCATGTGCGGATCATTGCCGCCGCTAACCCGCCCAGCGTGGCCGCCGACGGCTGGGACCTGGCAGCGCCGCTGGCCAACCGGTTCATTCATCTGCAATGGCAGCCCACCGCCACCGATATCGCCACCGGGTTTATCAGTGGGTTTCCCCGGTTCACCAGCCTCAAAGCCGTCTCGCCAAATGCGGCGCAAATCGCCGTGGCGAAAACACATATCGGCACGTTTCTGCGGGTTCGGCCCCAGCTCGTCTCGGTCATCCCCGACTCCCCGGATCGGGCGGGCCAGGCATGGCCCTCGCCCCGCACTTGGGAGATGGCGGCCATTGCGGTGGCCACCAGCTGGGCTAATGGTGCCGGCGAGGATGTCATCGCTACTCTGCTCATCGGGGCGGTGGGGGAAGCCGCCGGGTTCGAAGCCTTGTCCTGGCTGAAGAATCTTGACCTGCCCGACCCGCAGACAATATTGCGGGACCCAGATGGGGTGGCATTACCCGTGGAGGTTGATCGGTTACACGCCCTGCTCAGCGCTGTTGTTGCTGTTGCGGTCACCGAGCTGGAGGAAGCCGAGTTGGCGGACACCGCCGCACACGATAGCGATGCTGCGCGGGAAACCTGGCAGCGGGCGTGGCGGGTGATCGCCCGGGTAGCCCGCACCACCCCGGACGTGGCGGCCACCGCCGCCCAGTCCCTGGCACAGCACCGTCCCGCGGGCGCGCCGCTGCCCGCCGAGCTGCTGGAGTTAGCGCCGATATTGCGGCGGGCCGGACTAATGCCATGA
- a CDS encoding DUF2201 family putative metallopeptidase — MTNPAEPEKPLGADAAEAWAAETRNRFRQARLWAAHAAPYLTSALFALQPVILEPNVSAPQPDNQADRTSGVRQPVPDPEFRAFPADTHWRIHIDPGTALVTPTPEFGWWLLHHIGHLCRHHAARSPVAHDHDADQSRHAVGEQTDDLAARRWNQAADAEVNDDLETLGLASPPGVVSPQALGLPEGRLAEEYLSLIEVLDEAHLAGGSHVADLIDCGQAADGIADGGLDTGDADDGTHPMSDLARNLLELRIAHDIEQQVANRTTVPGGWRRWAQQQLRPTIDWRATLRATIRQGLRVGAGQVDYSYRRPSRRPAPDGVILPTMVAPKPEIAVVVDTSGSVSGQQLNTVMTELIGITQYANLRQIRVICCDLVAHPPQTIRAGHMPLLTGGGGTDIRAGIAAASKLKPQPTLIIVLTDGETPWPDHRPPIPVIIAVIRTPRRDPTSTYPIPWWARTVNIDE, encoded by the coding sequence ATGACCAATCCTGCGGAACCCGAGAAACCTTTGGGGGCTGATGCCGCCGAAGCGTGGGCTGCCGAAACACGAAACCGGTTTCGCCAGGCACGCCTGTGGGCGGCGCATGCCGCCCCCTATCTGACCTCGGCGTTATTCGCCCTCCAACCGGTGATCTTGGAGCCCAACGTTTCAGCACCGCAGCCGGATAACCAGGCGGATCGGACGAGCGGCGTTCGGCAGCCGGTGCCGGACCCAGAGTTCCGGGCGTTTCCGGCGGACACCCACTGGCGCATCCACATTGACCCCGGTACGGCGCTTGTCACCCCCACCCCGGAGTTTGGCTGGTGGTTATTGCACCACATTGGGCATCTGTGCCGCCACCATGCCGCACGCTCCCCGGTCGCCCACGATCATGATGCTGACCAGTCCCGCCACGCCGTCGGCGAGCAAACCGATGACCTTGCCGCCCGCAGGTGGAACCAAGCCGCCGACGCGGAAGTCAACGACGACCTGGAGACCCTGGGCCTCGCCTCGCCGCCAGGAGTCGTATCCCCGCAGGCCCTGGGGCTGCCCGAGGGCCGACTCGCGGAAGAATATTTATCCCTCATCGAGGTCTTGGATGAGGCGCACCTGGCCGGCGGCAGCCATGTCGCGGACCTCATTGACTGTGGTCAGGCCGCCGACGGGATTGCCGATGGCGGCCTGGATACGGGCGACGCCGACGATGGGACCCACCCCATGTCCGATTTGGCGCGGAACCTGCTAGAGTTGCGCATCGCCCACGACATTGAGCAGCAGGTGGCCAACCGCACCACTGTTCCCGGTGGGTGGCGGCGGTGGGCTCAGCAACAGCTCCGCCCAACGATAGATTGGCGGGCCACGCTACGCGCAACGATACGGCAAGGCTTGCGTGTTGGGGCCGGCCAGGTGGATTATTCTTATCGACGCCCGTCCCGCCGGCCCGCACCCGACGGGGTGATACTGCCCACCATGGTGGCGCCAAAACCGGAGATCGCCGTGGTGGTAGACACCTCCGGGAGTGTAAGTGGCCAGCAGCTCAACACGGTCATGACGGAGCTTATTGGAATCACCCAGTACGCTAACCTGCGGCAAATCCGGGTGATTTGTTGCGACCTGGTTGCCCATCCCCCGCAAACCATCCGAGCCGGCCACATGCCGTTATTAACAGGCGGCGGCGGGACGGATATTCGGGCTGGCATCGCTGCAGCTAGTAAACTAAAACCGCAGCCTACCCTGATTATTGTGCTCACGGATGGCGAAACCCCCTGGCCGGACCATCGACCACCGATACCGGTCATCATCGCGGTGATCCGAACCCCGCGTCGAGATCCCACCAGCACATACCCCATCCCATGGTGGGCGCGCACCGTCAACATTGATGAATAG
- a CDS encoding MarR family winged helix-turn-helix transcriptional regulator: MSAQQRLNSQISFQFYTGSRLMQRMYRPYLDEWGITYSQYLVLECLWEEDGQTIADLSIPLDLDSGTLSPLLKRMENGGFVRRQADKTDYRRVLFFLTQRGQKLQEEAIVMEQEIVKMLNFTDADLKAIGTVMAKINPNGKFTD; encoded by the coding sequence ATGTCCGCACAACAACGGCTCAATAGTCAAATTAGTTTTCAGTTCTACACCGGTTCGCGGTTGATGCAGCGAATGTACCGGCCCTATCTCGACGAATGGGGCATTACGTACTCCCAATATTTGGTATTGGAGTGCTTATGGGAGGAGGATGGTCAAACCATTGCCGACCTATCAATCCCCTTGGATCTTGATTCGGGAACCTTGTCGCCACTGCTCAAGCGCATGGAAAACGGCGGCTTCGTGCGTCGACAAGCGGATAAAACCGATTATCGACGCGTTCTCTTTTTCCTCACCCAGCGGGGGCAAAAGCTGCAGGAAGAAGCCATCGTCATGGAGCAGGAAATCGTGAAAATGCTCAACTTTACCGATGCCGACCTAAAGGCCATTGGCACGGTCATGGCGAAAATTAATCCAAATGGCAAATTCACCGACTAA